A genomic stretch from Marinimicrobium sp. C6131 includes:
- a CDS encoding DUF2288 domain-containing protein, with protein sequence MTDDSLPLEATLNLETATIPWRELQRFFAAGRAIAVAPELDLVKVGAELSRDNADQFKAWMEEGKVDAVSDAQAQAWFEADAEVWALVIKPYVLVQGHQ encoded by the coding sequence ATGACTGACGATTCTCTACCTCTGGAAGCGACCCTGAATCTGGAAACGGCCACCATTCCCTGGCGGGAGCTGCAGCGTTTTTTCGCCGCCGGCCGGGCCATTGCGGTGGCCCCGGAGCTGGATCTGGTAAAAGTCGGCGCTGAGCTGTCCCGGGATAATGCCGATCAGTTCAAAGCCTGGATGGAGGAGGGCAAGGTGGATGCGGTCAGCGACGCCCAGGCGCAGGCGTGGTTTGAGGCCGATGCCGAGGTTTGGGCTCTGGTAATCAAGCCTTATGTTTTGGTGCAGGGACACCAGTAG
- a CDS encoding TolC family outer membrane protein, with translation MKTTRSLWFLGLMALVPFTASANSLLDIYELALENDAQLKADEAAYEAGLENRTLGRAGLLPQIDARVYYSDSNQDTTDNMEDVTQETERENSGWEISLNQPLFNMAAWYNYQRGGTLSELAEVQFGADQQALIVRVAEAYFNVLRAAENLETALAEEKALEQQLEQTRQRYEVGLTAITEVHEAQSVYDSAAAAALQAQGNLGIAYEALEVLTGQPHDAIAPLEEDFPVVSPTPADRHAWVEFALKNNYVLKAAQLNTRASEQTAKAAKSQHLPTLGASATYSDTATEGSQYFGGQIGSIQSDTETEGSSIMLSLNVPLFSGGRTSAERRQANAQYLQARAEQNRTERTVIQSARALHLSVETGVAQVKARQQAIVSAQSALEATQSGYEVGTRNLVEVLLAQRAVYQAERDYQNALYDYIINSFELRQVAGMLTPADVQQIDRSLSHAEMLRRSDFDIN, from the coding sequence ATGAAAACAACCCGATCCCTCTGGTTTCTCGGTCTGATGGCCCTGGTGCCCTTTACGGCCAGCGCCAACTCGCTGTTGGACATTTATGAACTGGCGCTGGAAAACGACGCGCAGTTGAAAGCCGACGAAGCCGCCTACGAGGCGGGACTGGAAAACCGAACCCTCGGCCGCGCCGGCCTGTTGCCGCAGATTGATGCCCGGGTGTACTACTCCGACAGCAATCAGGACACCACCGACAACATGGAAGACGTGACCCAGGAGACGGAGCGGGAAAACTCCGGCTGGGAAATTTCCCTGAATCAGCCGCTGTTCAACATGGCCGCCTGGTACAACTACCAGCGCGGTGGCACCCTGAGCGAGCTGGCGGAAGTGCAGTTTGGCGCTGACCAGCAGGCGCTGATCGTCCGTGTTGCTGAAGCCTACTTCAACGTGTTGCGTGCAGCAGAAAACCTGGAAACGGCTCTTGCCGAAGAAAAGGCCCTGGAGCAACAGCTTGAACAAACCCGCCAGCGCTACGAAGTGGGGCTGACCGCCATTACCGAAGTCCATGAAGCCCAATCCGTTTACGACAGTGCCGCCGCCGCGGCTTTGCAGGCGCAGGGCAACCTGGGCATTGCCTATGAAGCGCTGGAGGTGCTGACCGGTCAGCCACACGATGCTATCGCTCCTTTGGAGGAGGACTTCCCGGTGGTGAGCCCTACGCCCGCTGATCGTCACGCGTGGGTTGAATTCGCGCTGAAAAACAACTACGTCCTCAAGGCTGCCCAACTCAACACCCGAGCCTCCGAGCAGACCGCCAAGGCCGCCAAGTCACAACACTTGCCCACCCTGGGCGCCTCGGCGACCTACAGCGATACCGCCACCGAGGGGTCCCAGTACTTTGGTGGCCAGATCGGCAGCATCCAGAGTGACACCGAAACGGAAGGCAGCAGCATCATGCTCAGCCTGAACGTACCGCTGTTTTCCGGTGGACGCACCTCTGCCGAGCGCCGCCAGGCGAACGCCCAGTACCTGCAGGCCCGCGCCGAGCAGAATCGGACCGAACGCACCGTGATCCAGTCGGCCCGCGCCCTGCACCTGTCGGTGGAAACCGGCGTAGCCCAGGTCAAGGCACGGCAACAGGCCATTGTCTCCGCCCAGAGCGCTCTGGAAGCCACCCAGTCCGGCTACGAAGTGGGTACCCGGAACCTGGTGGAAGTACTGCTCGCCCAGCGCGCGGTGTACCAGGCCGAGCGGGATTACCAGAACGCGCTGTACGACTACATCATCAACAGCTTTGAGCTGCGTCAGGTCGCCGGTATGTTGACCCCCGCCGATGTACAGCAGATCGACCGCTCTCTGAGCCACGCGGAAATGCTGCGGCGCAGCGATTTCGACATCAACTGA
- the ppc gene encoding phosphoenolpyruvate carboxylase yields the protein METLPETLRENVRLLGELLGDTVRDHEGEDLFQKIEDIRQLGKAIQQSEEEDSTPLVERLGELNDRDILPIVRAFNQFLNLANIAEQEYSSSAEAEPDDGLKNLLLELKDTYGQERLSEVIGDLNIQLVLTAHPTEVTRRTLIRKYDQIVHTLSDRQRGNLLTYEQDKHRGRLHRLVEEIWSTDEIRSERPTAVDEAKWGFAVIENSLWQAVPDFIRHLDRLCCRHLDHCLPVDLQPFSFYSWMGGDRDGNPNVTHSVTREVLLLGRWMAADLYLKDIQSLSNDLSMHEAGAELSARFPGSPTPYRDLLDELRLRLQTTLEWTEARLEGRTPEWNDAVITERKDLLEPLMMCFESLREVGFPHIANGPVLDNIRRVQSFGINLVPLDIRQDGERHVKAMDELTQYLELGSYLEWNEEQRQEFLLEQLNSKRPLLPARWPMSEETEEVLATCKVIAQEPRETLSHYVISMAQQPSDVMVVALLLRECGMTWNMPIVPLFETLDDLDRAPKVMGRLWQIPWYQEYTAGRQTVMIGYSDSAKDAGKFAATWAQYKAQEKLVDIAEQQNIKLVLFHGRGGTVGRGGGPVEKAMASQPPGSVKGQIRVTEQGEMIRYKFGQSRVAFSSFSTYVSATLRATLMPHKGPSQEWRDLIERMAQSSLEAYRNVVRGHPKFVPYFRSLTPEQELNLLALGSRPAKRKATGGVDSLRAIPWVFAWMQVRLNLPSWLGTRQALEYALENAPSTLVDMLENWSFFSSFLDLLEMVVGKADLPICSYYEKELVPAELHGLGQQLRADLSALEVLINRIKHQDELLSEEPMLQRALRVRKPYMDPLSYLQVELLKRYRSGKEISPELEKALKVTMAGIAAGMRNTG from the coding sequence ATGGAAACCCTACCCGAGACATTACGGGAAAACGTCCGGCTGTTGGGCGAGCTGTTGGGGGATACGGTTCGCGACCACGAGGGCGAGGACCTGTTCCAGAAAATCGAGGATATCCGCCAGTTGGGCAAGGCCATCCAGCAATCTGAAGAGGAAGACTCCACCCCGCTGGTCGAGCGGCTCGGCGAGCTGAATGATCGGGACATCCTGCCGATTGTGCGCGCCTTCAACCAGTTCCTGAACCTGGCCAATATCGCCGAGCAGGAGTATTCCTCCAGCGCGGAGGCGGAGCCGGATGATGGTCTGAAAAACCTGTTGCTGGAGCTGAAAGACACCTACGGACAGGAGCGCCTGAGCGAAGTCATCGGCGACCTGAATATCCAGTTGGTGCTCACTGCACACCCCACGGAGGTGACCCGGCGCACCCTGATTCGCAAGTACGATCAGATCGTCCACACCCTGAGTGATCGCCAGCGCGGCAACCTGCTGACCTACGAGCAGGACAAGCACCGCGGCCGGCTGCATCGGCTGGTGGAAGAGATCTGGAGCACCGATGAAATCCGCTCAGAGCGCCCCACAGCGGTCGATGAGGCCAAGTGGGGATTTGCAGTCATTGAGAACAGCCTGTGGCAGGCGGTGCCGGACTTCATCCGTCACCTGGACCGGCTCTGCTGCCGCCATCTGGACCACTGTCTGCCAGTGGACCTGCAACCGTTCAGTTTTTATTCCTGGATGGGTGGCGACCGGGACGGCAACCCCAATGTTACCCACAGCGTGACCCGTGAGGTGTTGCTGCTGGGCCGCTGGATGGCAGCCGACCTGTACCTGAAGGATATTCAGAGCCTGAGCAACGATCTGAGCATGCACGAGGCCGGCGCCGAGCTCAGTGCCCGCTTCCCGGGCAGCCCCACGCCCTATCGCGACCTGCTGGACGAATTGCGTCTGCGCCTGCAGACCACCCTGGAGTGGACCGAGGCGCGCCTGGAAGGCCGCACTCCCGAGTGGAACGATGCGGTCATCACCGAGCGTAAAGATCTGCTCGAGCCGCTGATGATGTGCTTCGAGTCGCTGCGCGAGGTGGGTTTCCCGCACATCGCCAACGGCCCGGTACTGGACAACATCCGTCGGGTGCAGAGCTTTGGTATCAACCTGGTGCCGCTGGATATCCGTCAGGATGGCGAGCGGCATGTGAAAGCAATGGATGAGTTGACCCAATACCTGGAGTTGGGCAGTTACCTGGAATGGAATGAAGAACAGCGGCAGGAGTTTCTGCTGGAACAACTCAACAGCAAGCGACCGCTGTTGCCGGCACGCTGGCCCATGAGCGAAGAGACCGAAGAGGTGTTGGCCACCTGCAAGGTCATCGCTCAGGAACCCCGGGAAACCCTCTCCCACTACGTGATCTCCATGGCCCAACAGCCCTCGGACGTCATGGTGGTGGCCCTGCTGCTGCGCGAGTGCGGCATGACCTGGAATATGCCCATCGTGCCGCTGTTTGAAACTCTGGACGATCTGGACCGCGCCCCCAAAGTGATGGGCCGGTTGTGGCAGATTCCCTGGTATCAGGAATACACCGCCGGGCGCCAGACGGTCATGATCGGTTACTCCGACTCCGCCAAGGACGCCGGAAAGTTCGCTGCCACCTGGGCCCAGTACAAGGCTCAGGAAAAGCTGGTGGACATTGCCGAGCAACAGAACATCAAGTTGGTGCTGTTCCACGGCCGGGGCGGCACCGTCGGCCGCGGTGGCGGTCCGGTGGAAAAGGCCATGGCCTCCCAGCCGCCGGGATCGGTGAAGGGCCAGATCCGGGTGACCGAGCAGGGCGAAATGATCCGGTACAAGTTTGGTCAGTCCCGCGTGGCGTTCAGCAGCTTTTCCACCTACGTATCGGCCACCCTCCGGGCCACCCTGATGCCGCACAAAGGGCCGTCCCAGGAGTGGCGTGACCTGATTGAGCGCATGGCCCAGAGCAGCCTGGAAGCGTACCGCAATGTAGTGCGGGGCCATCCGAAATTCGTGCCCTATTTCCGCAGCCTGACGCCGGAGCAGGAGCTGAATCTGTTGGCTCTGGGCAGTCGCCCGGCCAAGCGCAAGGCCACCGGCGGGGTGGACAGCCTGCGGGCGATTCCCTGGGTGTTTGCCTGGATGCAGGTACGGCTGAACCTGCCCTCCTGGCTCGGCACCCGTCAGGCGCTGGAATACGCGTTGGAGAATGCGCCATCCACGCTGGTGGATATGCTGGAAAACTGGTCTTTCTTCTCCAGTTTCCTGGACCTGCTGGAAATGGTGGTGGGCAAAGCGGATCTGCCGATCTGCAGCTATTATGAGAAGGAACTGGTGCCGGCGGAGTTGCATGGCCTGGGGCAGCAGTTGCGCGCGGACTTGAGTGCACTGGAAGTGCTGATCAACCGGATCAAGCATCAGGACGAGCTGCTGAGTGAGGAGCCCATGCTCCAGCGGGCGTTGCGGGTGCGCAAGCCCTACATGGACCCGCTGAGCTACCTGCAGGTCGAATTGCTCAAGCGCTATCGCAGCGGCAAGGAGATCAGTCCGGAGCTGGAAAAGGCGCTCAAGGTGACCATGGCAGGTATCGCCGCAGGAATGCGCAACACCGGCTGA
- a CDS encoding diguanylate cyclase domain-containing protein, protein MSFVVGLCLSLLTLWALPLTAAEPGRHLHQSGRWIAMPPDGAVTPVAPPRDQLTTVAVQPAGGGVLWYELDVTLEEPAELVLDFASSSTLNGFIHRVYDDDDRLITEISGGLQHHQDYEYFLRHGRSLDLPAGQFRILTRMESPFYLALPEPYLFERQDYERRIPLTQSLTLVGLGIFFALMFYYAVMAVWRRSHTDLLYALFILGNLLYNGAALLVYSQLFGWTWFYLISTPILFSNVVYIGFVIRLLRITRDTHPALFWLGMGAIGVLVSFWPMALLAPNWSLEFCRVGVAIFALYGLTCGIARSLQGSKVARLYLFANAAFAVPALLAISMKSTSNPIFLVEHLGMVAVLIEVLLLAQVVSYQIGQVYKARAEGEATLERVQLLDNLTAQAPGVIYQFEMAPDGRFRMPFSSRRIEEYLEITPTEASEDIQAVFDRVHPEDYNDLFASIIQSARHLTTWHTEFRVVLPIQGMHWLEGNAQPERLEDGTTRWYGFISDVTERKQIEEHMRHMAQHDPLTNLPNRALFADRLEQALRSAQRHRTQLALMFIDLDDFKVVNDHYGHELGDELLKQVSQAMTVNLRAADTVARMGGDEFVVLLDDITGADEARTVAEKIRHACAQPFQVRQIPMHISTSIGLALYPHDAITDADLIRAADQAMYRAKEAGGNQIHTAADLSPGA, encoded by the coding sequence GTGTCATTTGTCGTCGGGCTTTGCCTCAGCCTGCTCACGCTGTGGGCCCTACCGCTGACCGCCGCCGAGCCCGGCCGCCACCTGCATCAGTCCGGCCGCTGGATCGCAATGCCCCCTGACGGCGCCGTGACACCGGTTGCCCCGCCCCGCGATCAATTGACTACCGTTGCTGTGCAGCCGGCCGGCGGCGGAGTGCTATGGTACGAACTGGATGTGACTTTGGAGGAACCCGCCGAGCTGGTTCTGGATTTTGCCAGTTCCTCTACCCTGAACGGGTTTATTCATCGCGTTTATGATGACGATGACCGCCTGATCACCGAGATCAGTGGCGGTCTGCAACACCATCAGGATTACGAGTACTTCCTGCGCCACGGCCGCTCGCTGGACCTGCCCGCCGGTCAGTTCCGGATACTCACCCGTATGGAGAGCCCGTTCTACCTGGCCCTGCCCGAGCCCTACCTGTTTGAGCGCCAGGACTACGAACGCCGCATCCCGCTCACCCAGAGCCTGACTCTGGTCGGTCTGGGCATATTTTTCGCGCTGATGTTCTATTACGCCGTCATGGCGGTGTGGCGCCGCTCCCACACGGACCTGCTGTACGCGCTGTTCATACTCGGCAATCTGCTCTACAACGGCGCCGCCCTCCTGGTCTACAGCCAGCTGTTTGGCTGGACCTGGTTCTACCTGATCAGCACCCCCATTCTGTTTTCGAACGTCGTATACATCGGCTTTGTCATTCGGCTGCTGCGCATCACCCGGGACACCCACCCCGCTCTGTTCTGGCTTGGCATGGGCGCGATAGGTGTACTGGTCAGCTTCTGGCCAATGGCGCTGTTGGCTCCCAACTGGTCGCTCGAGTTCTGTCGGGTGGGTGTCGCCATCTTTGCGTTGTACGGGCTGACCTGCGGTATCGCCCGCAGCCTGCAGGGCAGCAAAGTGGCGCGGCTGTATCTGTTCGCCAACGCCGCCTTTGCCGTGCCGGCGTTACTGGCCATCTCCATGAAAAGCACCAGCAACCCGATCTTTCTGGTCGAGCACCTCGGCATGGTGGCGGTGTTGATTGAGGTGCTATTGCTCGCCCAGGTGGTCAGTTACCAGATCGGCCAAGTGTATAAAGCCCGGGCCGAAGGCGAGGCGACCCTGGAGCGGGTTCAGTTGCTGGACAACCTGACGGCTCAGGCCCCAGGAGTCATCTACCAGTTTGAAATGGCCCCGGATGGCCGCTTCCGCATGCCGTTTTCCAGTCGACGCATCGAAGAGTACCTGGAAATCACGCCGACCGAGGCGAGTGAAGATATCCAGGCCGTTTTCGACCGGGTACATCCGGAAGACTACAACGACCTGTTCGCGTCGATTATTCAGTCCGCCCGCCATCTCACCACCTGGCATACGGAATTCCGGGTGGTCCTGCCGATCCAGGGAATGCACTGGCTCGAAGGCAACGCCCAGCCGGAACGGCTGGAGGACGGCACCACACGCTGGTACGGGTTTATCAGCGATGTGACTGAGCGCAAACAGATTGAAGAGCATATGCGCCATATGGCGCAGCACGACCCACTCACCAACCTGCCCAACCGGGCGCTGTTCGCCGACCGCCTGGAGCAGGCGCTGCGCAGCGCCCAGCGCCACCGCACGCAACTGGCGCTGATGTTCATCGATCTGGATGACTTCAAGGTGGTAAATGACCACTATGGGCATGAGCTGGGCGATGAGTTGCTCAAGCAGGTCTCCCAGGCAATGACTGTCAACCTGCGCGCGGCGGATACCGTCGCCCGAATGGGTGGCGATGAGTTCGTGGTCCTGCTCGACGACATAACCGGTGCCGACGAGGCCCGCACCGTCGCGGAGAAAATTCGACACGCCTGCGCCCAACCGTTTCAGGTCCGGCAAATTCCGATGCACATTTCCACCAGCATCGGCCTGGCGCTCTACCCGCACGATGCCATCACCGACGCCGACCTGATTCGCGCCGCGGACCAGGCGATGTATCGGGCCAAGGAAGCCGGCGGCAATCAGATCCACACGGCCGCCGACCTATCCCCCGGGGCATGA
- a CDS encoding GGDEF domain-containing protein, protein MLSRFSLAFSTLLLTALLAFAWALLLFYTNPPLRPENVDWPRTLRDLSLCLAAFLLFATAAYLPVRRPIASKLTIGFGLNFVGVWQALINDLVEPHGWLTEAISFLCIPVGLLIAALGLYQLGRAYRMNRLILGSYQQIERDLATVDQLTQLYNRRYFFATCAPLLEQALAAGQQPVVIGLRVLNLTELNQKLGLEAGDDILRRVGKAVRRYLRPGQIAARMGGRRFALFLPDGTEHEAEDLVKQIATRLENLLMTDERGDETLIHVQIDHQIAVAGEDDTLETLVRRTSASESDTGKNRHPE, encoded by the coding sequence ATGCTCAGTCGCTTCTCGCTGGCTTTTTCCACCTTGTTGTTGACCGCATTGCTGGCGTTCGCGTGGGCCTTGTTGCTGTTCTATACTAATCCTCCGCTGCGCCCGGAGAATGTGGACTGGCCTCGCACTCTGCGGGATCTGAGCCTCTGCCTGGCCGCGTTTCTGCTGTTTGCCACGGCGGCCTACCTGCCGGTGCGCCGACCGATCGCCAGTAAACTCACCATCGGGTTCGGACTCAACTTTGTCGGCGTCTGGCAGGCACTGATCAACGACCTGGTTGAACCGCACGGATGGCTCACCGAGGCCATCAGCTTCCTGTGCATTCCGGTCGGTCTGCTGATCGCGGCCCTCGGGCTGTATCAGCTGGGGCGCGCCTACCGGATGAACCGCCTGATTCTCGGCAGCTACCAGCAGATCGAGCGGGACCTGGCGACCGTCGACCAACTCACTCAACTCTACAACCGCCGCTATTTCTTTGCCACCTGCGCCCCCCTGCTTGAGCAGGCGCTTGCCGCTGGCCAGCAGCCCGTCGTGATCGGCCTCCGGGTACTGAACCTGACAGAGCTGAACCAGAAGCTCGGACTCGAGGCCGGAGACGACATTCTGCGACGGGTCGGCAAGGCCGTGCGCCGCTACCTGCGCCCCGGCCAGATCGCTGCGCGAATGGGAGGGCGCCGGTTCGCGCTGTTTTTACCCGATGGCACGGAGCATGAGGCCGAGGATCTGGTCAAGCAGATTGCGACACGACTGGAGAACCTGCTGATGACCGATGAGCGGGGCGATGAGACGTTGATACACGTTCAGATCGACCATCAGATCGCGGTCGCCGGGGAGGATGACACGCTGGAGACGCTCGTCCGGCGAACCAGCGCGTCCGAATCCGATACCGGAAAAAACCGGCACCCCGAGTGA
- the thiD gene encoding bifunctional hydroxymethylpyrimidine kinase/phosphomethylpyrimidine kinase: MNDFLTSSRPAGPPVALTIAGSDSGGGAGIQADLKTFAALGVYGCSALTALTAQNTRGVQAIQVIPSTFVSQQLDSVLTDFSVRAIKTGMLADAATLRAVVAGLARGCNAPVVVDPVMVATSGDRLLSLEAEALLREQLLPRADLLTPNLPEAAALLGEAPASDPASQWRQAERLLALGPKAVLLKGGHGGGPLAQDLLLGADFSEVFSRPRLDTRNTHGSGCTLSAAIAAHLAMGFNLTDSVGAAKDYVHRALVSAADWRLGQGAGPLDHGIPSPDRFHQSSSGSVSRATRSTPFNPHQGESQL, translated from the coding sequence GTGAACGATTTCTTGACCTCATCCAGGCCCGCTGGTCCGCCAGTGGCTCTTACCATTGCCGGAAGCGACAGCGGCGGCGGTGCGGGCATACAGGCCGACCTGAAAACGTTTGCCGCCCTTGGCGTTTACGGTTGCAGTGCGCTGACTGCGCTGACCGCCCAGAATACCCGGGGCGTGCAGGCCATCCAGGTAATACCTTCGACGTTCGTCAGCCAACAGTTGGATTCAGTGCTGACGGATTTTTCCGTGCGTGCCATAAAAACCGGCATGCTCGCCGACGCTGCGACTTTACGTGCGGTGGTGGCGGGGTTGGCGCGCGGTTGCAACGCGCCGGTGGTGGTTGATCCGGTGATGGTGGCGACCAGCGGTGATCGTCTGCTGAGTCTCGAGGCCGAAGCCCTGCTGCGGGAGCAACTGCTGCCTCGCGCGGACCTGCTCACTCCCAATCTCCCGGAAGCGGCCGCCTTGCTGGGCGAGGCACCAGCGTCTGATCCGGCCAGCCAATGGCGCCAGGCCGAGCGCTTACTGGCGCTTGGTCCCAAGGCCGTGCTGCTCAAAGGCGGCCACGGCGGCGGCCCGCTCGCCCAGGACTTGCTGCTGGGAGCGGATTTTTCCGAGGTGTTCAGCCGGCCACGGCTCGATACGCGCAATACCCATGGTTCCGGTTGCACCCTCTCGGCCGCCATTGCTGCCCACCTTGCGATGGGGTTCAACCTGACCGACTCGGTCGGCGCCGCCAAAGATTACGTCCACCGGGCCCTCGTCAGCGCCGCTGACTGGCGGCTCGGCCAGGGGGCGGGACCGCTGGATCACGGGATTCCGTCTCCAGACCGCTTTCACCAGAGCTCCTCCGGGTCGGTGTCTCGCGCCACCCGCTCCACCCCTTTCAACCCGCATCAAGGAGAATCCCAGCTATGA
- the smrA gene encoding DNA endonuclease SmrA: MSSDERDEWALFEREMRDVRPINSEPRVPLNKSDAPAQTLAQRREMAVREVVGAESNFLSGDYVPPVDPHDHLAFKRDGVQNGVYRNLRLGKYTVDARLDLHRMTVEEARRAVFQFVQDCMAQDIRCGLITHGKGVGRETPALLKSCVAHWLPQMHEVLAMHSAQPQHGGSGATYILLRKSERKRQENWERQHKRRG; this comes from the coding sequence ATGAGCAGTGATGAGCGCGATGAATGGGCGCTGTTTGAACGGGAAATGCGCGATGTGCGCCCGATCAATAGTGAGCCCAGAGTGCCCCTGAACAAGTCGGATGCGCCAGCGCAAACCCTGGCGCAACGCCGGGAGATGGCGGTGCGCGAGGTGGTGGGGGCGGAGAGTAACTTTCTGTCCGGGGATTACGTGCCACCGGTCGACCCGCACGACCACCTGGCGTTCAAGCGCGACGGCGTTCAGAACGGGGTGTATCGCAATTTACGCTTGGGCAAATATACCGTGGATGCCCGTCTGGATCTGCACCGGATGACGGTGGAGGAGGCGCGCCGGGCGGTGTTTCAGTTTGTGCAGGATTGCATGGCACAGGATATCCGTTGCGGCCTGATCACCCACGGCAAGGGCGTGGGGCGCGAAACCCCGGCACTGCTGAAAAGCTGCGTGGCACACTGGTTGCCCCAGATGCACGAGGTATTGGCAATGCACTCAGCTCAGCCCCAACACGGCGGTAGCGGCGCAACGTATATCCTCCTGCGCAAGAGTGAACGAAAACGCCAGGAAAATTGGGAACGCCAACATAAGCGCCGCGGGTAG
- a CDS encoding CNNM domain-containing protein encodes MTLLIVYVLIALGVSFLCSVAEAVLLSTTTAYTSLKQQEGKRSGLLLAELKTTIDRPLAAILTLNTIAHTAGAAGAGAQATVVFGSAYLGVFSAVLTLLILVLSEIVPKTLGAYYWRALAPMTAYGLHYLIIVLYPFIKMSEFITRLITRGDNQSSGLDRHELTVMADLSSEEGHLDERESGILKNLLLLRHTPIKDAMTPRTVLFSADEDQTIHDFLASRHSVPFSRIPVYAGDPDNINGIVLLDDLLLAEARGEGDQRLRRHRRAIPALLDSMPLTQALEEFLREQTHIILVVTEYGSVVGIITLEDVLEALLGLEIVDEKDKTRDMQELARRRWRRQAARLGVSTTSEDDSEQ; translated from the coding sequence ATGACGCTGCTGATTGTCTATGTTCTGATCGCCCTGGGTGTATCGTTTTTATGCTCGGTGGCCGAGGCTGTGTTGCTGAGTACAACCACCGCCTACACCAGTCTGAAGCAACAGGAAGGCAAACGTTCCGGCCTGCTTCTGGCGGAACTCAAGACCACCATTGATCGTCCCCTGGCCGCCATTCTGACCCTGAATACCATCGCCCATACGGCCGGCGCCGCCGGCGCCGGCGCCCAGGCTACCGTGGTGTTTGGCAGCGCCTATCTCGGTGTTTTCTCAGCCGTGTTGACCCTGTTGATCCTGGTGTTGTCGGAAATTGTGCCCAAGACGCTGGGAGCCTACTATTGGCGTGCGCTCGCGCCGATGACCGCGTACGGTCTGCACTACCTGATTATTGTGCTCTACCCGTTCATCAAGATGTCCGAGTTCATTACCCGGCTGATCACCCGGGGCGATAATCAGTCGTCCGGACTGGACCGGCACGAACTGACGGTAATGGCCGACCTGAGCTCCGAGGAAGGCCACCTGGATGAGCGTGAATCCGGCATTCTCAAAAACCTCCTCCTGCTGCGCCACACTCCCATCAAGGACGCCATGACACCGCGTACCGTTCTGTTCTCCGCAGACGAGGATCAGACCATTCACGACTTTCTGGCCAGCCGCCACTCGGTGCCCTTTTCCCGCATTCCGGTGTATGCCGGGGACCCGGACAATATCAACGGGATTGTGTTACTGGATGATCTGCTGTTGGCGGAGGCCCGGGGTGAAGGCGATCAGCGCTTGCGGCGTCATCGCCGCGCCATTCCCGCGCTGCTCGACAGCATGCCTCTGACACAAGCACTGGAAGAGTTTCTGCGGGAGCAGACGCATATTATTCTGGTGGTCACCGAGTACGGCTCCGTGGTGGGCATTATTACGCTGGAGGACGTTCTGGAGGCACTGCTGGGACTGGAAATCGTGGACGAAAAAGACAAGACCCGGGACATGCAGGAACTGGCTCGACGCCGCTGGCGCCGTCAGGCCGCCCGCCTGGGCGTGTCGACCACGTCAGAGGACGACAGCGAGCAGTAG
- a CDS encoding hydroxymethylglutaryl-CoA lyase: protein MVEQHPQRPTRVRLIEVGPRDGLQNEPHPVPLTAKHQLLEDLADAGLDYLEAGSFVHPQRVPQMADSDALLQAMNRRPGVTYAALTPNMKGLERALAVGADEVALFAAASETFSQKNINCSIAESLGRFAPVIAAATDVGLPVRGYISCVLGCPYEGAVTPGAVLTLTRELLAMGCREVSLGDTIGVGTAGDTERLLAHLLPEVGPQRLAVHFHDTYGQALANILVALNAGIATIDSAVAGLGGCPFAPGAAGNVATEDVVYLLNGLGIEHGVDLDKLILAGERICTALERENASRVARAFRNRRI, encoded by the coding sequence GTGGTTGAGCAACACCCCCAACGCCCCACGCGGGTCCGGCTGATCGAAGTCGGCCCGCGTGACGGGCTGCAGAACGAACCCCACCCCGTCCCGCTCACCGCTAAACACCAACTGCTGGAGGATCTGGCGGACGCCGGGCTCGACTATCTGGAAGCCGGCAGCTTCGTCCACCCCCAGCGGGTACCGCAGATGGCGGACAGCGATGCGCTGCTCCAGGCCATGAACCGCCGTCCGGGCGTCACCTACGCCGCCCTCACCCCCAACATGAAAGGGCTGGAGCGGGCACTGGCCGTCGGCGCCGATGAAGTGGCCCTGTTTGCCGCCGCCTCGGAAACCTTCAGCCAGAAGAACATCAACTGCTCCATCGCCGAGAGCCTGGGGCGGTTCGCGCCGGTAATTGCCGCCGCCACCGACGTGGGCCTACCGGTGCGCGGCTACATTTCCTGTGTGCTGGGCTGCCCCTATGAGGGCGCCGTTACCCCGGGTGCCGTACTGACACTGACGCGTGAGCTGCTGGCCATGGGCTGCCGGGAAGTCTCTCTGGGCGACACCATCGGTGTGGGCACTGCGGGCGATACCGAGCGGCTCCTGGCGCACCTGCTCCCGGAAGTTGGCCCGCAACGACTGGCCGTGCACTTTCACGACACCTATGGCCAGGCGCTGGCCAATATTCTGGTGGCGCTGAATGCCGGTATCGCCACCATCGACAGCGCTGTCGCCGGGCTGGGAGGCTGCCCCTTCGCACCGGGTGCCGCTGGCAATGTGGCCACCGAGGATGTGGTCTACCTGCTCAACGGCCTGGGCATCGAGCACGGCGTGGACCTGGACAAGCTCATCCTTGCCGGGGAGCGCATCTGCACCGCGCTTGAGCGGGAAAATGCCTCCCGCGTGGCCCGAGCCTTTCGCAACCGTCGTATCTGA